A genomic region of Oryza glaberrima chromosome 1, OglaRS2, whole genome shotgun sequence contains the following coding sequences:
- the LOC127773544 gene encoding coatomer subunit beta-2 gives MEKPSTLLVHFDKGSAAMAGEIKADLEGSDVAAKVDAMKRAVMLLLNGETLPTLFITVVRYVLPSEDHTIQKLLLLYLEIIDKRDAAGRGLPEMILICQNLRNNLHHPNEYIRGVTLRFLCRLSEPEVLEPLVPSILENLDHRHHFIRRHALSAISSIYRLPHGDQLVPDAPELVERALASEQDASARRNAFLMLCACAQERAVAYLLSNADRVAEWPDLLQMAAVDLIRKVCRSPNRADKGRYIKIIIALLSSPSTAVVYECAGALVSLSSAPTAVRAAANTYCELLSSQSDNNVKLIVLDRLNELRTSHRDVMVDVVMDVLRALASPNLDVKRKVLDLVLDLLTARNVEEVVLYLKKEVVKTQAGELEKSGEYRQMLVQAIHACAVEYPEVAGSVVHLLMDFLGDTNVAAAVDVVLFVREIIETNPKLRVSMIQRLIDTFYQIRASRVCSCALWILGEYSLSLSEVENAISTIKQCLGDVPFYTVSEEGEATDSAKPAQPVVNSVTVSSRRPVVLADGTYATQSAATEAISTPSVAPGSLSSTQNLRSLILSGDFFLAAVISCTLTKLVLRLEEVQPSMVEVNKACTGALLVMTSILQLGQSSYLPHPIDNDSYDRIVLCVRLLCNTGDDVRKVWLQSCRQSFAKMLAEKQFRETEEMKAKAQISHAQPDDLIDFYHLKSRRGMSQLELEDEVQDDLKAATGGFTKDADDANRLNRILQLTGFSDPVYAEAYVTVHHYDIVLDVTIINRTKETLQNLCLELATMGDLKLVDRPQNYTLAPESSKQIRANIKVSSTETGVIFGNIVYETSNVMERSVVVLNDIHIDIMDYISPATCADVTFRNMWAEFEWENKVAVNTVIQNEKEFLDHIIKSTNMKCLTPPSALDGECGFLAANLYAKSVFGEDALVNISIEKQFDGKLSGYIRIRSKTQGIALSLGDKITLKQKGGS, from the exons ATGGAGAAGCCGAGCACGCTGCTGGTCCACTTCGACAAGGgctccgccgccatggccggcgagaTCAAGGCGGATCTCGAGGGCAGCGACGTGGCCGCCAAGGTGGACGCCATGAAGCGCGCCGTCATGCTCCTCCTCAACGGCGAGACCCTCCCCACCCTCTTCATCACCGTCGTCCGCTACGTCCTCCCCTCCGAGGACCACACCATCCAGAAGCTGCTCCTCCTCTACCTCGAGATCATCGACaagcgcgacgccgccggcagGGGCCTCCCGGAGATGATCCTCATCTGCCAGAACCTCCGCAACAACCTCCACCACCCCAACGAGTACATCCGCGGCGTCACCCTCCGCTTCCTCTGCCGCCTCTCCGAGCCCGAGGTGCTCGAGCCGCTCGTGCCCTCCATCCTCGAGAACCTCGACCACCGCCACCACTTCATCAGGCGCCACGCGCTCTCCGCGATCTCCTCCATCTACCGCCTCCCGCACGGCGACCAGCTCGTCCCCGACGCGCCCGAGCTCGTGGAGCGCGCGCTCGCCTCGGAGCAGGACGCCTCCGCGCGCCGGAACGCGTTCCTCATGCTCTGCGCCTGTGCGCAGGAGCGCGCCGTCGCGTACCTGCTCTCCAACGCCGACCGCGTCGCCGAGTGGCCCGACCTCCTGCAGATGGCCGCCGTCGATCTCATCCGCAAGGTCTGCCGCTCCCCGAACCGCGCCGACAAGGGAAGGTATATCAAGATCATCATCGCCCTTTTGTCATCCCCCAGCACCGCTGTTGTGTATGAGTGCGCTGGTGCGCTCGTGTCGCTCTCCTCGGCGCCCACTGCCGTGCGCGCTGCCGCAAACACGTACTGCGAGCTGCTGTCGTCACAGAGCGACAACAATGTGAAGCTCATTGTCCTGGACCGCCTGAATGAGCTGCGCACCTCGCACCGTGATGTGATGGTGGATGTAGTGATGGACGTGCTGCGTGCACTCGCCAGTCCCAACTTGGATGTTAAGAGGAAGGTGCTGGATTTGGTGCTCGATCTGCTCACCGCTCGTAATGTGGAGGAGGTTGTTCTGTACCTCAAGAAGGAGGTGGTCAAGACGCAGGCAGGGGAACTTGAGAAGAGCGGTGAATACCGCCAGATGCTGGTGCAGGCGATCCATGCCTGTGCTGTGGAGTATCCAGAGGTGGCTGGGTCAGTGGTGCACCTACTCATGGATTTCCTTGGTGACACTaatgttgctgctgcagttgATGTTGTGTTGTTCGTGCGTGAGATCATTGAGACTAATCCCAAGCTGCGTGTGTCCATGATCCAGAGATTGATTGATACATTCTATCAGATCCGGGCATCCCGTGTGTGCTCGTGTGCTTTGTGGATCCTTGGGGAGTACTCTCTCTCCTTATCAGAGGTTGAGAATGCTATCTCCACCATTAAGCAATGCCTTGGTGATGTACCGTTCTATACAGTATCTGAGGAAGGGGAGGCAACTGACTCAGCCAAGCCAGCACAACCAGTGGTGAACTCTGTTACCGTGTCTTCTAGGCGGCCTGTTGTTCTTGCAGACGGCACTTATGCCACACAGAGTGCTGCCACTGAGGCCATTTCTACTCCATCAGTTGCTCCTGGGTCATTATCATCGACCCAGAATCTCAGATCACTCATTCTGTCAGGCGATTTCTTCTTGGCTGCCGTTATTTCCTGTACCTTGACCAAACTTGTATTGAGGCTGGAGGAGGTTCAGCCCTCAATGGTTGAAGTGAACAAGGCTTGTACTGGGGCTTTGCTGGTCATGACATCCATTCTGCAGCTGGGACAATCATCTTACCTTCCACACCCAATTGATAATGATTCATATGACAGGATAGTGCTTTGTGTGAGGTTGCTTTGCAAtactggtgatgatgtcaggaAGGTCTGGTTACAGTCATGTAGGCAGAGCTTTGCAAAGATGCTTGCTGAGAAGCAGTTCCGGGAGACAGAGGAGATGAAGGCAAAGGCACAGATCTCTCACGCTCAACCAGATGATCTTATAGATTTCTACCACCTGAAGAGCAGAAGG GGCATGAGTCAGCTTGAGTTGGAAGATGAAGTTCAAGATGACTTGAAGGCTGCAACTGGTGGGTTTACTAAGGATGCAGATGATGCAAACAGACTTAACCGCATTCTTCAGTTGACTGGATTCAGTGATCCTGTGTATGCTGAAGCATATGTGACAGTTCATCATTATGATATTGTACTTGATGTGACTATCATTAACCGTACAAAGGAGACACTTCAGAACTTGTGCTTGGAATTGGCTACAATGGGAGACCTCAAACTTGTTGACCGCCCTCAGAACTACACCTTGGCTCCTGAGTCAAGCAAACAAATCCGTGCTAATATCAAGGTTTCATCAACAGAGACTGGAGTAATATTTGGGAACATTGTTTATGAAACTTCAAATGTGATGGAGCGATCAGTGGTTGTGCTAAATGATATTCACATTGACATCATGGATTATATCTCACCAGCAACTTGCGCTGATGTTACTTTCCGTAACATGTGGGCAGAATTTGAGTGGGAAAACAAG GTGGCAGTGAATACTGTCATTCAGAATGAGAAGGAGTTTTTGGATCATATCATCAAGTCAACAAACATGAAGTGTCTAACACCACC
- the LOC127768376 gene encoding blue copper protein-like, whose amino-acid sequence MHRQRRSISSPGGNLSPPLLVVAAAVFVVAGLSAAVPGAAAYKNYTVGDDKGWYDGLTHPGVDYQEWADGKNFSLGDFLIFNTDKNHSVVQTRNETLYKSCDYNDSGPDDTVEWSAAAPEFSKDAVTVAVPLLKEGSSYFFSGNYDGEQCESGQRFAVAVAHGQGLPPDLRPPAAEAPGPSSSAGAAADAPPTFDFSHPKNVSNSPADTSTTAPLDDADDAPTTGGAGRSIARLGSGLAAAATLLFFVVQV is encoded by the exons ATGCATCGACAGAGGAGGAGCATCTCCTCCCCGGGAGGCAacctctcgccgccgctcctcgtgGTAGCCGCCGCCGtattcgtcgtcgccggcctgagcgccgccgtccctgGCGCCGCCGCGTACAAGAACTACACCGTCGGCGACGACAAGGGCTGGTACGACGGCCTCACCCACCCCGGCGTCGACTACCAGGAGTGGGCCGACGGCAAGAACTTCAGCCTCGGAGATTTCCTCA tatTCAACACGGACAAGAACCACTCGGTGGTGCAGACGCGGAACGAGACGCTGTACAAGAGCTGCGACTACAACGACTCCGGCCCGGACGACACCGTCGAGTggtcggccgccgcgccggagttCAGCAAGgacgccgtcaccgtcgccgtgcCGCTGCTCAAGGAAGGGAGCAGCTACTTCTTCTCCGGGAACTACGACGGCGAGCAGTGCGAGAGCGGCCAgcgcttcgccgtcgccgtcgcccacgGCCAGGGCCTCCCGCCGGACCTCCGCCCACCGGCGGCCGAGGCTCccggcccctcctcctccgccggcgccgccgccgacgcgccgcccaCCTTCGACTTCAGCCACCCCAAGAACGTGTCCAACTCGCCGGCCGACACGTCGACGACCGCGCCGctggacgacgccgacgacgcgccGACCACCGGCGGCGCGGGTCGGAGTATAGCCAGGCTCGGGTCCggtctggcggcggcggcgactctgcTCTTCTTCGTGGTGCAAGTGTAG
- the LOC127760506 gene encoding uncharacterized protein LOC127760506, producing the protein MISASSLPAHLAIETLARLGSERTARQRDEVFNAEVDDGGEVGREKMLLEELLRCQIQEWYPAFRRHTVPTVILPLPAAFLRYLAGRPAYPDTGGEHPEGRDDDAEPLPFFLPAITSGRSAFPPAHAHHPDPVSLLDRDNSDLFFDSADDDDRDADSPLRPAFPELEAAVDSAVAELGGAALPKLNWSAPKDAAFMSADGTIRCTCFAEVAMLLRSSDCVAHDLACARPSCKDFAPPAGVRRNAATGADEGARPNVYKNTKDTTEEQTDQHEALETSGTGAPPNGGESSNDAGSMSDSKESADKGGNQSAVDGETDDAPQEDVGEESNWTWVNDGFQYYLALRKWYPGLRPESEFRCFVRQRRLIAMSQRDPSAYYPSLPGWSAEVQPKIEAFFEQVIEPQFASENYTFDVYVRADGRVKLIDFNPWGGYTLPLLFTWEELEQEEREEVDVRVVMQHGAVRPGLMTAVPYDMLDWGEGSGWDVFLKKADDELNKQMASLGADS; encoded by the coding sequence ATGATCTCCGCCTCTTCTCTCCCAGCCCATCTAGCGATTGAAACCCTAGCGAGGTTGGGTAGCGAgcgcacggcgcggcagcgAGACGAGGTGTTCAACGCGGAGgtagacgacggcggcgaggtggggagaGAGAAGATGCTTCTGGAGGAGCTTCTCCGGTGCCAGATCCAGGAGTGGTACCCCGCGTTCCGCCGCCACACCGTCCCCACCGTCATCctcccgctccccgccgccttcctccgctacctcgccggccggcctgcCTACCCGGACACCGGCGGTGAACACCCCGagggccgcgacgacgacgccgagccgctccccttcttcctcccggcCATCACCTCCGGGCGCAGCGCGTTCCCGCCGGCGCACGCCCACCACCCCGACCCGGTCTCCCTCCTCGACCGCGACAACTCCGACCTCTTCTTCGACTccgccgacgatgacgaccGCGACGCCGACAGCCCGCTCAGGCCAGCCTTCCCGGAGCTCGAGGCCGCGGTTGACTCCGCCGtcgcggagctcggcggcgccgcgctccCCAAGCTCAACTGGAGCGCGCCCAAGGACGCCGCCTTCATGTCCGCCGACGGCACAATCCGCTGCACCTGCTTCGCTGAGGTCGCCATGCTGCTCCGCTCCTCCGACTGCGTAGCCCACGACCTCGCCTGCGCGCGCCCCTCCTGCAAGGACTTCGCGCCACCAgcaggtgttcgacggaatgctgCTACTGGTGCTGACGAAGGTGCTCGACCAAATGTCTACAAGAACACCAAGGACACTACTGAAGAGCAAACTGATCAACACGAGGCACTAGAGACTAGTGGTACGGGTGCTCCACCGAATGGAGGCGAGAGCAGCAATGATGCAGGTTCTATGAGTGATTCCAAGGAGAGCGCTGATAAGGGAGGCAACCAAAGTGCTGTGGACGGTGAAACGGATGATGCACCACAAGAAGACGTTGGAGAAGAAAGTAATTGGACGTGGGTCAATGATGGGTTCCAGTACTACCTTGCACTCCGAAAGTGGTACCCAGGCCTTCGTCCTGAATCAGAATTTCGATGCTTTGTGCGGCAGCGGAGGCTGATTGCTATGTCCCAGAGAGATCCATCGGCCTACTACCCATCACTGCCTGGGTGGAGTGCTGAGGTGCAACCGAAGATTGAGGCTTTCTTTGAACAAGTAATCGAGCCACAATTTGCTTCAGAGAATTATACATTCGATGTGTATGTGAGAGCAGATGGGCGGGTGAAGCTGATTGATTTCAATCCGTGGGGTGGGTATACCTTGCCACTGCTGTTTACATGGGAGGAACTTGAgcaggaggagagagaggaggtggatGTAAGAGTGGTGATGCAACATGGTGCTGTGAGGCCAGGATTAATGACAGCAGTGCCGTATGATATGCTGGATTGGGGAGAGGGCAGTGGCTGGGATGTGTTCCTGAAGAAGGCTGATGATGAGCTCAACAAACAGATGGCTTCATTAGGTGCCGATTCGTAA